In a genomic window of Helianthus annuus cultivar XRQ/B chromosome 10, HanXRQr2.0-SUNRISE, whole genome shotgun sequence:
- the LOC110886051 gene encoding probable dehydrin LEA produces MTDIRDEQGRPIQLTDEFGHPVQLTDEHGVPIHITGVATTVGSDPQDQITIGSELHNKKTHDHATQTTVGEEMHGGTHFAPTPLDYVKHGAGAVAGAGAATVGAVAGAGKAATGAVTGSAAPGSHTQQHVAGDEKKELQRSTSSSSGSSEDDGQGGRRKKKGLMQKIKDKLPGHSDKAAHSPGTTDTDTKVSETKVGTAAGRPVTVEHHEQEHQKKGFLNKIKDKLPGHH; encoded by the exons ATGACAGACATACGTGACGAGCAGGGCCGTCCGATTCAACTCACCGACGAGTTCGGCCACCCGGTTCAACTCACCGACGAGCATGGTGTACCCATCCACATCACCGGTGTTGCCACCACCGTTGGATCGGATCCTCAGGACCAGATTACTATTGGGTCGGAGCTTCATAATAAGAAGACGCATGATCACGCGACCCAAACGACCGTGGGTGAGGAGATGCATGGGGGGACCCACTTTGCTCCGACTCCACTTGATTATGTGAAACATGGTGCTGGTGCGGTTGCGGGTGCTGGGGCCGCGACGGTGGGTGCGGTGGCTGGAGCTGGCAAAGCGGCTACCGGTGCTGTTACTGGCAGTGCGGCACCGGGGAGTCATACCCAGCAACATGTTGCTGGGGATGAGAAGAAAGAGCTACAACGGTCTACGAGTTCTAGCTCTGGTTCG TCGGAAGACGATGGACAAGGAGGGAGGAGGAAGAAGAAAGGTTTGATGCAGAAAATAAAAGACAAGCTTCCGGGACACAGCGACAAAGCCGCACACAGCCCCGGCACCACCGACACCGACACTAAAGTAAGTGAGACCAAAGTTGGTACCGCTGCTGGAAGACCAGTTACGGTGGAGCACCATGAACAAGAACACCAAAAGAAAGGTTTCTTAAACAAGATTAAAGACAAACTTCCCGGCCATCATTAA